From the genome of Segatella hominis, one region includes:
- a CDS encoding MATE family efflux transporter — translation MERVNKRILQLAVPSIISNITVPLLGLVDVAIVGHIGDAAYIGAIAVGSMLFNVVYWLFGFLRMGTSGMTSQALGRRDLAEVMRLLVRSLGIGVGIGLLFFVLQKWLIGGGLWAMSPEADVVELARRYCYVCIWGAPAVLGLYGFTGWFIGMQNTRIPMMVSLTQNVVNIIASLLLVFVGKMTVEGVALGTVIAQWWGFLMACLLFRLHYRRLGKYDFRQHLLAAEPLKRFFSLNRDIFLRTVCLVAVNLFFTAAGSRESTLVLAVNTLLMTLFTIFSYFMDGFAYAAEALSGKYYGAKNMVAFREVVRRTMGFGLAVAAGFTLLYMIGGEYFLALLTDDERVITAAGDYFWWAVLIPLAGMAAFVFDGIFVGITRSKSMLCSTAIASASFFALFFILHPLMGNHALWLAFIIYLVLRGIVLYVIYQNKM, via the coding sequence ATAGAACGCGTGAATAAACGAATATTACAATTAGCGGTACCGTCGATCATTTCTAATATCACGGTGCCGCTTTTAGGTTTGGTGGATGTCGCTATTGTCGGACATATCGGCGATGCGGCTTATATCGGTGCCATTGCCGTGGGATCGATGCTCTTCAACGTGGTATATTGGCTGTTCGGCTTCCTGAGAATGGGGACGAGCGGGATGACTTCGCAGGCGTTGGGCAGGAGAGACTTGGCGGAGGTGATGAGGCTCTTGGTGCGCTCCTTAGGCATCGGTGTGGGGATTGGTCTGCTCTTCTTTGTGCTCCAGAAATGGCTCATTGGGGGTGGCCTCTGGGCGATGTCGCCGGAGGCTGATGTGGTGGAACTTGCCCGCAGATACTGCTATGTCTGCATCTGGGGTGCTCCTGCCGTATTGGGTCTGTATGGGTTCACGGGATGGTTTATCGGTATGCAGAATACCCGTATTCCGATGATGGTTTCGCTGACGCAGAATGTGGTGAATATCATCGCTTCTCTGCTATTGGTCTTCGTGGGCAAGATGACGGTGGAGGGCGTGGCACTCGGTACGGTCATCGCCCAATGGTGGGGCTTCCTCATGGCGTGTCTGCTTTTCCGTCTTCATTATCGCCGGTTGGGCAAGTATGATTTCCGTCAGCATCTCTTAGCTGCGGAACCTCTCAAACGGTTTTTCTCGCTCAACAGGGACATTTTTCTCCGTACGGTGTGTCTGGTGGCTGTCAACCTCTTCTTCACGGCGGCTGGTTCCAGGGAGAGTACCTTGGTATTGGCGGTGAACACCCTGCTGATGACGCTCTTCACCATCTTTTCCTACTTCATGGATGGTTTTGCCTACGCTGCAGAAGCCCTGAGTGGCAAGTATTACGGGGCTAAGAACATGGTGGCCTTTCGGGAAGTGGTGCGCAGGACGATGGGCTTCGGGTTAGCGGTGGCTGCGGGGTTCACCTTATTATATATGATAGGAGGAGAATACTTCCTTGCGCTCCTGACGGATGATGAGCGGGTGATAACGGCTGCGGGTGATTACTTCTGGTGGGCGGTTCTGATTCCCTTAGCTGGAATGGCGGCCTTTGTCTTCGATGGCATCTTCGTGGGCATCACTCGGTCGAAGTCGATGCTCTGTTCTACTGCCATCGCTTCGGCTTCCTTCTTTGCCCTGTTTTTCATCCTGCATCCACTGATGGGCAATCATGCCCTGTGGCTGGCTTTCATCATTTATCTCGTTTTGCGTGGCATCGTACTGTATGTAATCTACCAAAATAAAATGTAG
- a CDS encoding 3-methyl-2-oxobutanoate dehydrogenase subunit VorB — protein sequence MAEQQKREITLMKGNEAIAHACIRCGVDGFFGYPITPQSEIIETLALLKPWETSGMVVLQAESEVAAINMVYGGAGAGKRVLTTSSSPGVALMQEGISYMAGAEIPGVIVNVQRGGPGLGTIQPSQGDYFQATRGGGNGDYNVIVLAPASVQEMADFVDLAFTLAFKYRNPAMILSDGVIGQMMEKVALPPMKPRRTEQEIAEECPWATIGRKKDRKPNIMTSLELKPEVMEERNLMMQEKYRKIRETEVRYEMQYCEDADYVIVAFGSAARIAEKSIESAREQGIKVGLFRPITLWPFPTQEIHHLAESTKGILVAEINAGQMVEDVRLAVNGLVPVAHFGRLGGIVPEPEEIVEALKRLIIDKK from the coding sequence ATGGCTGAACAACAGAAACGTGAAATAACTTTGATGAAGGGTAATGAGGCGATTGCTCATGCCTGCATCAGATGTGGTGTGGATGGTTTCTTTGGCTATCCGATTACTCCACAGAGTGAGATTATAGAGACTTTGGCTTTGCTCAAACCTTGGGAGACTTCTGGTATGGTGGTGCTCCAGGCTGAGAGTGAGGTGGCTGCCATCAATATGGTCTATGGCGGTGCGGGTGCTGGTAAGCGTGTGCTTACTACTTCGTCCAGTCCGGGTGTGGCTTTGATGCAGGAGGGTATTTCCTATATGGCGGGTGCCGAGATTCCGGGTGTCATCGTCAACGTGCAGCGTGGCGGTCCTGGACTGGGTACTATCCAGCCTTCGCAGGGTGACTATTTCCAGGCTACCCGTGGTGGTGGTAATGGTGACTATAATGTGATCGTATTGGCTCCGGCTTCTGTGCAGGAGATGGCTGACTTCGTGGACTTGGCTTTCACCTTGGCTTTCAAATACCGTAATCCGGCGATGATACTGAGTGATGGTGTCATCGGTCAGATGATGGAGAAGGTGGCGCTTCCTCCGATGAAACCACGCCGCACGGAGCAGGAGATTGCGGAGGAATGTCCTTGGGCTACCATCGGTCGTAAGAAGGACAGGAAGCCGAATATCATGACTTCCCTGGAACTGAAACCGGAAGTGATGGAGGAGCGCAATCTGATGATGCAGGAGAAATACAGGAAAATCCGTGAGACGGAGGTGCGCTACGAGATGCAGTATTGTGAGGATGCCGACTATGTGATCGTGGCTTTCGGCAGTGCTGCCCGTATTGCAGAGAAGAGTATCGAGAGTGCTCGTGAGCAGGGTATCAAGGTGGGACTTTTCCGTCCGATCACGCTCTGGCCTTTCCCTACTCAGGAAATCCATCACTTGGCTGAGAGTACGAAGGGTATCCTTGTGGCTGAAATCAATGCCGGACAGATGGTGGAGGATGTACGCCTGGCAGTAAACGGTTTGGTGCCTGTAGCGCATTTCGGTCGTTTGGGTGGTATTGTGCCTGAACCAGAGGAAATTGTGGAGGCGCTCAAGCGATTAATTATTGATAAGAAATAA
- a CDS encoding tetratricopeptide repeat protein — MKAEDYYQQGNAWRKQGDFKRAIDCYLEAIALDPESPAVAAKEMLDDIMSFYCKDYYNP, encoded by the coding sequence ATGAAAGCAGAAGATTATTATCAACAAGGTAACGCCTGGCGCAAGCAAGGCGACTTTAAGCGTGCCATCGACTGTTATCTGGAGGCCATTGCGCTCGATCCGGAGAGTCCTGCCGTGGCTGCCAAGGAGATGCTGGATGATATCATGAGCTTCTATTGCAAGGACTACTACAATCCATAA
- a CDS encoding 4Fe-4S binding protein produces MSKIKGAIVVDTGRCKGCALCVVACPQHVIALAEKKVNVHGYRYVEAAVPDACVGCTSCAIVCPDGCITVYRKKENE; encoded by the coding sequence ATGAGTAAGATTAAAGGGGCTATTGTAGTCGATACAGGGCGCTGCAAGGGATGTGCGCTCTGTGTGGTGGCTTGTCCTCAACATGTCATTGCATTAGCCGAGAAAAAAGTAAATGTGCATGGTTATCGCTATGTGGAAGCGGCTGTGCCGGATGCATGCGTGGGTTGTACTTCGTGCGCCATCGTATGCCCTGATGGATGTATTACCGTGTATCGTAAGAAGGAGAATGAATAA